In the Streptomyces fradiae ATCC 10745 = DSM 40063 genome, GGGAGGGCGGAGCCGTGCCGCACCTGGACGGGGAAGTCCGGTCCGGCGACCCCGTCGAGCATGGCGGTCGTCGCCTCGGCGCCGTGGGCGACGAGCGGGAAGCCGTTGAGGTCGGCGCCGGTGCGCAGGGCCTCGCGGGCGGAGTCGTGGTCGTTGACGCGGGTGTAGCTGTCGAGGGTGACGGTGCCGACGGAGGCGGCGCGGGCGGCGCGCACGCCGAGGAGGCCGTCGCGCATGACGGGGATCTCGGCGAAGCCCATGCGGGGCTGGACGACGAGCCCGCCCGCCTGGCTGGTGCGGTGCACGAAGGCGGAGAAGCGGTTGCCGGTGCCGGGGCGCACGGCGGGGGCGGGGGCGCCGGAGCCGGACGTCGGGGCCGGGGGCACGGCGGGGGCCGTGGCGGTGCCGGTCGCCGGGGTCAGGAGGCTCATGCCAGGGCCTCCGCCATCCGGTCCTCATGGGCCTCGCGTGCCTTGTGCGCCTCGTAGGCCTCGCGGGCCTCGCGGGCCACACGGACCCCCATGGCCTCACGGTCCTCACCGGCCTCGCGGGCGGCGGGCGCCTCGGTGCCCGGCACGCGGACCGGGGGCCGGGGGCGCGGCAGGGCGCGGGGCGCGGGGCGCCCGGAGAGGCCGAGGAACTCCTGGAAGTTGCGCAGCCCGCCCTCGGACTCGAAGACGCCGTCGAAGCCTCCCTCGGCGAGGCCCTCGATGAATTGCACGTTCTCCGCGCCGCGCACGCCGAGCTTGCCGCCGATGACGACGCGCAGGTCCTTCAGATCGGGTTCGCTGCGAATCTTCTTGATGAGCCGGAGGCCGTCGATGTGGCCGTGCCCGTTGACGGTGCTGAGCACGAGGACGTCCGGCCTGGCCTTCCGGCATTCGTCGATGATGACCTGGTCGGGGACGCAGGCGCCGAGATTCCGGACCTCTCCGCCGTGTTCCTCCAGGAGCAGTTGAAGGAAGACCAGGTTCCACATGTGGGCGTCGGAGGAAACGCTCGACACGATGAATTTTCTGGCCGGGCGCACGATATTCGTCATGACCTTCTCCGCAATGGGGGGAGTGACGGATGAAATGCTGTCCGCTCGGGTGCTGGGGGGTCCAGGACGGACCCCAGGGCATTCCCGATGGCGCTTATCGCCCGCTTCGATGCCCGGCGGTACGGGGTGGCGGATGCGCGGCCCGCGCCCGGGGCGCCCGACGACGCGCGGCGGTGCGCGTCGGTGCGTCGGCGCGCGTCGTGTCGGTGCACGACGGTGCGTGTCGGCGCTGTGGTGCCCGGGGCCCGGCGCGGTACGCCGAGGTGCCGGTGGTGCCGGTGGTGGCGGTACGGGGAGTGCCGGCGGTGAGGGGCGCGGGGCCGGGCCGCCGCGCGGGGCGCCACCCCGCCGAGGGGGCGCGGGGGGTGCCGGTGGCGCGGGGGCTGCCGGGGGGCGGCGCGGCGGGCCGGCCGTGGCGCCCGCGCGGCAGGTCAGTCCGTCCCGCCGCCGAGGGGGGCGGCGCGGTCGGCGACCCGCTCGTACTCGCTCGCCATGCACTCCATGGTCCGCTCGACGAACAGCCGCATCTCGCGGGTCTGCCGGCGGCCCCGGCGCCAGGCGAGCTGGGTGTACACCTCGAACGGCGGCTCCCAGGCGAGCGCCGCGAACGAGCCGGCCGCCAGGTCGTCGGCGACGGTCATCGTGGGCAGCAGGGCCACGCCGAGCCCGGCGGCGAGGCCGCGCTTGATGGACTCGATGTTGCCGAACTCCAGGAACGGCACGGGCTCGCCGGTGCCGTCGTTCAGCTCGGCCTCGAACAGCTCCCGGTAGGCGCAGCCGGCCTCCGGGGCCAGCACCTGCACCTCGCGGAGCTGGTCCAGGGTGACCTTCTCCTCGCGGGCCAGGGGGTGGCCGGGAGCGGCCACGACGACGAGCGGCTCGGCGCCCAGCACCTCGCTGTCGACGCCGGGGTGCTTCGTCTCGGCCTCCATGAGGAAGCCCATGTCGAAGATGCCCTGGCGCAGCGCGTACAGGGTCTCCGCGCAGAGGCTGGGCCGCAGCACGAGCTGGAGCTGCGGGTAGCGGTGGTGGAAGAACTCCAGGACCGGCGGCATGCGGTAGGAGGTGATGCTCTCCATGGTGCCGACGGTGAGCATCCCGGACGGCTCGCCGCCGCCCGCCGCGATGCCGCGCGCCTCACCGGCGAGGGCGAGCATCTGCTCGGCGTACGGGAGGAGCCGCTGCCCGGCGGGGGTGAGCTGGATCCGGGCGCCGAGCCGCTCGAACAGCTCGGTCCCGAGGGACGACTCCAGGCTCTTGATCTGGGCGGTCACGCTCGACTGCGCGTACCGGAGCTCCGTCGCGGCCCGGGTGAAGCTCAGCAGGGTCGCGACTTTGTGGAAGGTGGTCAGTTGCCGAATGTCCACGGGGACTCCCAGGGTTCGGTCACGGGGGCGGGTGGCGGCCACGAGGTCACCGCTGCCAGGTCCAGTCGTCCTCGCCGCTGTCGGTCGACGTGGGGGCCGGCGAGGTCGACGCGGAGGCGACCAGGGCGGACGACGCGTCGACGCTCGCCACGGCGGCGGAGCCGGCGAGGGCGGCGAAGCCGAGGACGGCGGTGGCGGCGGCGGCACGAACGACGAGACCGAGCGGGAACATGGCTGATTCCTTAAGTTGAAAGGCGGACTGAAACAGGCACGGTTTACGCGTCCGAAACTCGCCTGTGAAAGGCGCGAAGACGCGCGGTGTGCCGACGCACGGAAAGAGCGATGCGCCAGACGTACTTCCGGAAGGCCGCCGACGGTTCCGGTGCCGTCGACGGGATCAAGCTTTGCCGGTCGCGCGGTGCCGGTGAAGCGGTATCCGGTGGCCAGATCCGTCCTTGACCCAAGGTGTCCACGCCCGGAGCACCGCGTTCCGGCCCGTTCGGGGCACCCGCATGGGCTCTGACGTGGACGGAAGGGCAATAGAGCCTTGTTGCCGAAGTGGAACCGGCCCTATCATCGCGCGGATGCTCCAGGCATATTCGCGGCTCAAGGGGGAGAGCTAGATTGCTC is a window encoding:
- a CDS encoding cobalamin B12-binding domain-containing protein — protein: MTNIVRPARKFIVSSVSSDAHMWNLVFLQLLLEEHGGEVRNLGACVPDQVIIDECRKARPDVLVLSTVNGHGHIDGLRLIKKIRSEPDLKDLRVVIGGKLGVRGAENVQFIEGLAEGGFDGVFESEGGLRNFQEFLGLSGRPAPRALPRPRPPVRVPGTEAPAAREAGEDREAMGVRVAREAREAYEAHKAREAHEDRMAEALA
- a CDS encoding LysR family transcriptional regulator, with the translated sequence MDIRQLTTFHKVATLLSFTRAATELRYAQSSVTAQIKSLESSLGTELFERLGARIQLTPAGQRLLPYAEQMLALAGEARGIAAGGGEPSGMLTVGTMESITSYRMPPVLEFFHHRYPQLQLVLRPSLCAETLYALRQGIFDMGFLMEAETKHPGVDSEVLGAEPLVVVAAPGHPLAREEKVTLDQLREVQVLAPEAGCAYRELFEAELNDGTGEPVPFLEFGNIESIKRGLAAGLGVALLPTMTVADDLAAGSFAALAWEPPFEVYTQLAWRRGRRQTREMRLFVERTMECMASEYERVADRAAPLGGGTD